DNA sequence from the Cohnella herbarum genome:
GTTTAATGTCTAGGGTAGCGTTGATTTTTTCCTTCGTGATCTTGCTCATGGCGTCTTGAACGAGCTTAGCGTCCGGGAATACGCTTTGAGGCAAATACCATGTGATCTCATAAGGCTCCAGTTCGGCGGCAGGGCTAGCTTCCGTGCTGGCCGGCTCTTCCGAGCTTGCGGCGGGACTGCTTGCCGCTTCCGAACTTGCCGCTTGCGATGGCTTCGAATCGTTGTTGTTCCCATTTCCGCATGCGCCAAGCAGCATAACGACGGATAACATGACAGCTAGCGATACCGTTCCAAACTTGCTCCCTTTTCTTTTCATGGAATAACCCTCCTATGGTCTATTTATTATCATCCGAAACCGGACCGATAATCTAGTGAAATTTTGTTGCTTTTAGCCTTTAATAGACCCGACCGTCAACCCTTTGATCAAATATTTCTGGAAGAAAGGGAAGGCGAACAGCATCGGCCCGGCGGCCAAAATCGCGATCGCCATGCGCGCGGATTCGGTCGGGATCGAGCTCATGTCGACGCTGATGCCCGCTTGCATGTTCTTGGTAAGAAACTCGATGTTCGTCATGATTCGCTGCAAGTAATACTGGAGCGGAATGAGCTTCTCATCCTGAATGTACAGCATCGCCAGCCACCAATCGTTCCAGTACGCGAGAGCATAGAAGAGACCGATGGTCGCCAGAGCAGGCTTGGACAACGGCAGCACGATGCGGGCGAAAATCCCCCATTCCGAGGCGCCGTCTATCTTAGCGGATTCGATAATCTCGAACGGCAGCCCGTCCATGAAGCCTTTCATCAGCATCGTGAACCATGCGCTAACGCCGTAAGGAAGAATAAGCGCCCAGAGCGTGTCCTGGATATGCAGCACGTTCGTCGCGACAATGTACGAAGGGACGAGACCCGCGTTGAACAATAAGGTGAAAAATACGAAAAACGTCATCAGCCTGCTGTACCGGTAATCTTTGCGCGTCATGACGTAAGCGATGGATGACGTTAGCAGCAGGGCAAGTACCGTTCCCGCCGTCGTTACGATGATCGTGATCAAATAGGATTGCAGCAGAGCCTTCGGTGTCTGGAAAATGTAGTCGTACGCCAGGAAGGAAGCTTCCTTAGGAATAAGCCTATACCCGTATCGCGCAATGTCCGCGTCGCTCGTCATCGATACCGAGATGACATACAGGAGCGGAAACACGATCAATAGCGATAGGAAGATGAAAATCAAAATGATCCACGGCTGATTGCCGGCTTTCTCTGCGTTTAATTTGCGCATTGCCTATCGCCTCCGTCAGAACAGCGCGTTCTCTTTGTTGAATTTGCGAACGATCAGGTTCGTCGAGAAGACGAGCACCAGTCCGACGATCGCTTGGTACAAGCTGGCCGCGGAAGCCATTCCTAGATCCCCGGTCACTCGCAACGAGCGGAATACGTAAGTATCTACGACATCGGTCGTCGAATACAGCATGCCGGCATCCCGCGGGATGAAGTAGAACAACCCGAAGTCCGAATAGAAGATCCGTCCGACGTTCAAAATGACGAGCAGCGTAATGAGCGGAACGATAAGCGGAATCGAGATTTTCCGGATCTGTTGAAACCGGGAAGCTCCGTCGATCGAAGCGGCTTCGTAATACGTCGTATCGATCGCGATCAAACCCGTGAAGAAGATGATCGCCGTATAACCGACGTTTTTCCATAAGTACGTAAGCGTCAGAATAACCGGCCAATAACCCGGTATGCTGTACCAATCCACCGGGGCGACGTTCATCCATTCCAGTGCTTTATTGATGACGCCGTAGGACGGGTTCAGCAAAATGTAAGTCACGAAACCGATGACGACCCAGGACAGAAAATAAGGAAAGAACAGCACCGTTTGAAAGATTCTCACCCATTTTCTCCCGAGCTCCGCCATTAACAGCCCG
Encoded proteins:
- a CDS encoding carbohydrate ABC transporter permease — encoded protein: MRKLNAEKAGNQPWIILIFIFLSLLIVFPLLYVISVSMTSDADIARYGYRLIPKEASFLAYDYIFQTPKALLQSYLITIIVTTAGTVLALLLTSSIAYVMTRKDYRYSRLMTFFVFFTLLFNAGLVPSYIVATNVLHIQDTLWALILPYGVSAWFTMLMKGFMDGLPFEIIESAKIDGASEWGIFARIVLPLSKPALATIGLFYALAYWNDWWLAMLYIQDEKLIPLQYYLQRIMTNIEFLTKNMQAGISVDMSSIPTESARMAIAILAAGPMLFAFPFFQKYLIKGLTVGSIKG
- a CDS encoding ABC transporter permease, whose amino-acid sequence is MRIGTALRNEGKHFWRGKSLFLLSLPAIIIVFVFYYLPMYGIVIAFKDINYAKGIWGSEWTGLDNFKFFFQSQDAMRITRNTLLLNGIFIAVGIFCSVVIGLLMAELGRKWVRIFQTVLFFPYFLSWVVIGFVTYILLNPSYGVINKALEWMNVAPVDWYSIPGYWPVILTLTYLWKNVGYTAIIFFTGLIAIDTTYYEAASIDGASRFQQIRKISIPLIVPLITLLVILNVGRIFYSDFGLFYFIPRDAGMLYSTTDVVDTYVFRSLRVTGDLGMASAASLYQAIVGLVLVFSTNLIVRKFNKENALF